A genomic segment from Streptomyces antibioticus encodes:
- a CDS encoding ScbR family autoregulator-binding transcription factor, whose product MAKQERAIRTRRAILEAAGAVFDEHGYTSTTIAMVLERAEVTKGALYFHFPSKVSLAQAVLDEQVPFGAVPPQPCKLQEIVDMTFVVGQRLLGNALLRGSVRLAVDQETPAGVDHGEPFLQWARRLTTLLEVARDRGELLPTVKPPETVELLVGAFTGVQLMSRALTGRADLGDRLAVLWAHILPSIAVPGLLPALDARADRGLRVLASSREWAQEHGEEHAEERAAS is encoded by the coding sequence ATGGCGAAACAGGAGCGCGCCATCAGGACGCGCAGGGCGATCCTGGAAGCGGCCGGCGCGGTCTTCGACGAGCACGGCTACACGTCCACCACCATCGCCATGGTCCTGGAGCGCGCCGAAGTCACCAAGGGCGCCCTGTACTTCCACTTCCCGTCGAAGGTGTCTCTGGCCCAGGCGGTGCTGGACGAGCAGGTGCCGTTCGGGGCGGTTCCGCCGCAGCCGTGCAAGCTCCAGGAGATCGTCGACATGACGTTCGTGGTGGGCCAACGGCTGCTGGGCAACGCGCTGTTGCGGGGCAGCGTACGGCTGGCGGTGGACCAGGAGACGCCCGCCGGGGTGGACCACGGGGAGCCGTTCCTGCAGTGGGCGCGGCGGTTGACCACGCTGCTCGAAGTGGCCCGTGACCGGGGTGAGTTGCTCCCCACGGTGAAGCCGCCGGAGACGGTGGAGCTGCTCGTGGGCGCTTTCACCGGCGTCCAGTTGATGTCGCGGGCGCTGACCGGCCGGGCGGATCTGGGCGACCGGCTGGCGGTGCTGTGGGCGCACATCCTGCCGAGCATCGCCGTGCCCGGTCTGCTGCCGGCGCTGGACGCGCGGGCGGACCGGGGGCTGCGGGTGCTGGCCTCGTCCCGGGAGTGGGCTCAGGAGCACGGCGAGGAGCACGCCGAGGAGCGCGCCGCCTCCTGA
- the phsA gene encoding O-aminophenol oxidase PhsA — protein sequence MIEQSDDRIDPIDGVLADGVLADDVLAKEREQAPAPGELTPFAAPLTVPPVLRPASDEVTRETEIALRPTWVRLHPQLPPTLMWGYDGQVPGPTIEVRRGQRVRIAWTNRIPKGSEYPVTSVEVPLGPPGTPAPNTEPGRGGVEPNKDVAALPAWSVTHLHGAQTGGGNDGWADNAVGFGDAQLSEYPNDHQATQWWYHDHAMNITRWNVMAGLYGTYLVRDDEEDALGLPSGDREIPLLIADRNLDTDEDGRLNGRLLHKTVIVQQSNPETGKPVSIPFFGPYTTVNGRIWPYADVDDGWYRLRLVNASNARIYNLVLIDEDDRPVPGVVHQIGSDGGLLPRPVPVDFDDTLPVLSAAPAERFDLLVDFRALGGRRLRLVDKGPGAPAGTPDPLGGVRYPEVMEFRVRETCEEDSFALPEVLSGSFRRMSHDIPHGHRLIVLTPPGTKGSGGHPEIWEMAEVEDPADVQVPAEGVIQVTGADGRTKTYRRTARTFNDGLGFTIGEGTHEQWTFLNLSPILHPMHIHLADFQVLGRDAYDASGFDLALGGTRTPVRLDPDTPVPLAPNELGHKDVFQVPGPQGLRVMGKFDGAYGRFMYHCHLLEHEDMGMMRPFVVMPPEALKFDHGGAHGGHGEGHTG from the coding sequence ATGATCGAGCAGAGCGACGACCGGATCGACCCGATCGACGGAGTCTTGGCGGACGGAGTCCTGGCGGACGACGTTCTGGCGAAGGAGCGGGAGCAGGCACCGGCGCCCGGTGAACTGACACCGTTCGCCGCGCCGTTGACCGTCCCGCCCGTCCTGCGGCCCGCTTCGGACGAGGTGACGCGGGAGACCGAGATCGCCCTGCGCCCCACCTGGGTGCGCCTGCACCCGCAGCTCCCGCCCACCCTGATGTGGGGCTACGACGGCCAGGTGCCGGGCCCCACCATCGAGGTCCGGCGCGGACAGCGCGTCCGCATCGCCTGGACCAACCGCATCCCCAAGGGGAGCGAGTACCCGGTCACCTCCGTCGAGGTGCCCCTCGGCCCGCCGGGCACCCCGGCACCGAACACCGAACCGGGGCGCGGCGGCGTCGAACCCAACAAGGACGTCGCCGCGCTGCCCGCCTGGTCCGTCACCCATCTGCACGGCGCGCAGACCGGCGGCGGCAACGACGGCTGGGCGGACAACGCCGTCGGCTTCGGCGACGCCCAGCTCTCCGAGTATCCGAACGACCACCAGGCGACCCAGTGGTGGTACCACGACCACGCCATGAACATCACCCGGTGGAACGTGATGGCGGGCCTGTACGGCACCTACCTGGTCCGTGACGACGAGGAGGACGCCCTGGGCCTGCCCTCCGGCGACCGGGAGATCCCGCTGCTGATCGCCGACCGCAACCTCGACACCGACGAGGACGGCCGGCTCAACGGACGGCTCCTGCACAAGACGGTGATCGTCCAGCAGTCCAACCCGGAGACCGGCAAGCCGGTGTCCATCCCGTTCTTCGGCCCGTACACCACGGTCAACGGCCGGATCTGGCCGTACGCCGACGTCGACGACGGCTGGTACCGGCTCCGGCTGGTCAACGCGTCCAACGCGCGCATCTACAACCTCGTCCTGATCGACGAGGACGACCGGCCGGTGCCGGGCGTCGTCCACCAGATCGGCAGCGACGGCGGACTGCTGCCGCGCCCGGTGCCCGTCGACTTCGACGACACCCTGCCGGTGCTGAGCGCCGCCCCGGCCGAGCGGTTCGACCTGCTGGTCGACTTCCGCGCGCTCGGCGGCCGCCGGCTGCGGCTGGTCGACAAGGGGCCGGGCGCGCCCGCCGGGACGCCGGATCCGCTGGGCGGGGTGCGCTACCCGGAGGTGATGGAGTTCCGGGTCCGCGAGACCTGCGAGGAGGACTCCTTCGCGCTGCCCGAGGTGCTCTCCGGGTCCTTCCGCCGGATGAGCCACGACATCCCGCACGGCCACCGGCTGATCGTGCTGACCCCGCCCGGCACCAAGGGCTCCGGCGGCCACCCGGAAATCTGGGAGATGGCCGAGGTCGAGGACCCGGCCGACGTCCAGGTCCCCGCCGAGGGCGTCATCCAGGTGACCGGCGCCGACGGCCGTACCAAGACGTACCGCCGTACGGCACGCACGTTCAACGACGGTCTCGGCTTCACCATCGGCGAGGGCACCCACGAGCAGTGGACCTTCCTCAACCTCTCGCCGATCCTCCACCCCATGCACATCCACCTGGCCGACTTCCAGGTCCTCGGCCGCGACGCCTACGACGCGTCCGGCTTCGACCTCGCCCTCGGCGGCACCCGCACCCCGGTGCGGCTCGACCCGGACACCCCGGTCCCGCTCGCCCCCAACGAGCTGGGACACAAGGACGTCTTCCAGGTGCCGGGCCCGCAAGGGCTGCGCGTGATGGGCAAGTTCGACGGGGCGTACGGCCGGTTCATGTACCACTGCCACCTCCTCGAACACGAGGACATGGGCATGATGCGGCCGTTCGTCGTCATGCCGCCCGAGGCCCTGAAGTTCGACCACGGCGGGGCGCACGGCGGCCACGGCGAGGGTCACACGGGCTGA
- a CDS encoding ScbR family autoregulator-binding transcription factor: protein MARQLRAEQTRATIITAAADLFDRHGYESTSLSDIVEHAHVTKGALYFHFAAKEDLAHAIMELQSQASRRVAGDIDDRGYPALEALMRLTFGLARLSVEGPITRAGLRLATGGVAVKPPLRHPFAEWLDLMSRRLVGAVKESDIHPDVDVDAVAHSLVCFFVGTRVVGRSREPAARLPRRMAEMWHVLIRGLVPVPRRPRYLTLAARLEREIMAG, encoded by the coding sequence ATGGCGAGGCAGCTACGCGCCGAACAGACCCGCGCGACGATCATCACGGCCGCAGCCGATCTGTTCGACCGGCACGGCTACGAGTCGACCAGCCTCAGTGACATCGTCGAGCACGCCCATGTCACCAAGGGCGCCCTGTACTTCCACTTCGCGGCGAAGGAGGACCTGGCGCACGCCATCATGGAACTCCAGTCCCAGGCCTCCCGCCGCGTCGCCGGTGACATCGACGACCGGGGCTATCCCGCCCTCGAAGCGCTGATGCGCCTCACGTTCGGCCTCGCGCGGCTGTCGGTCGAGGGTCCGATCACCCGCGCGGGGCTCCGCCTCGCCACCGGGGGCGTCGCGGTCAAACCGCCGCTGCGCCATCCCTTCGCCGAGTGGCTTGACCTGATGAGCCGTCGGCTGGTCGGCGCGGTCAAGGAGTCCGACATCCACCCGGACGTCGACGTGGACGCCGTCGCGCACTCCCTGGTCTGTTTCTTCGTCGGCACCCGGGTCGTCGGCCGCTCCCGCGAACCCGCCGCCCGGCTGCCCCGCCGGATGGCCGAGATGTGGCACGTCCTCATCCGCGGCCTGGTCCCGGTGCCCCGCCGCCCCCGCTACCTCACCCTGGCGGCCCGCCTGGAACGGGAGATCATGGCCGGCTGA
- the cyc2 gene encoding germacradienol/geosmin synthase Cyc2, with protein sequence MKQPFELPHFYLPHPARLNPHVEEARAHSTQWARDMGMLEGSGIWEQADLDAHDYGLLCAYTHPDCDGPALSLITDWYVWVFFFDDHFLDMFKRTPDRAAGKAHLDRLPLFMPMDPATPVPEPLNPVEAGLKDLWARTIPAMSPDWRARFAVATEHLLNESMWELSNINEGRIANPVEYIEMRRKVGGAPWSAGLVEYATAEVPAAVAGTRPLRVLMETFSDAVHLRNDLFSYQREVEDEGENSNGVLVLETFFGCTTQEAADTVNDVLTSRLHQFEHTAFTEVPAVALEKGLRPDEVAAVAAYAKGLQDWQSGGHEWHMRSSRYMNGGAVSAAPWQRLTGPGTSASDVVALLASAAAERLRAYAHVPFQKVGPSLLPDFHMPYQVALSPHLEACRPRLTAWMHTMGMLEEGVWDEEKLAAYDLPLCSAGLDPDATPEALDLSARWLAWGTYGDDYYPLVFGGRRDLAAARLTTARLSACMPVDGEEAPVVPVNAMERGLIDLWAVTTAAMTPDQRRTLRDAVDTMTESWVWELSNQLQNRVPDPVDYLEMRRATFGSDLTLSLCRMGQGPAVPPEIYRTGPVQALENAAIDYACLTNDVFSYQKEIEYEGEMHNAVLVVQHFFGCDYPAALAVVHDLMTQRMQQFEHIIAHELPVLYDDFDLSAEARAAMDNYVADLQNWLSGILNWHRRVDRYKSAYLASRAHGFVPDRSSATPPPHLLLSGLSYTE encoded by the coding sequence ATGAAGCAGCCGTTCGAACTCCCGCACTTCTACCTGCCGCACCCCGCGCGGCTGAACCCGCACGTCGAGGAGGCGCGCGCCCACTCGACACAGTGGGCGCGCGACATGGGCATGCTGGAGGGGTCCGGGATCTGGGAGCAGGCCGATCTCGACGCGCACGACTACGGTCTGCTCTGCGCCTACACCCACCCCGACTGCGACGGCCCCGCGCTGTCGCTGATCACCGACTGGTACGTGTGGGTGTTCTTCTTCGACGACCACTTCCTCGACATGTTCAAGCGCACCCCCGACCGCGCCGCCGGCAAGGCGCACCTGGACCGGCTCCCGCTGTTCATGCCGATGGACCCGGCGACGCCCGTCCCCGAGCCGCTCAACCCGGTGGAGGCCGGCCTCAAGGACCTCTGGGCGCGCACGATCCCGGCGATGTCGCCGGACTGGCGAGCCCGGTTCGCCGTCGCGACGGAACATCTGCTCAACGAGTCGATGTGGGAACTGTCCAACATCAACGAGGGACGGATCGCCAACCCGGTCGAGTACATCGAGATGCGCCGCAAGGTGGGCGGCGCCCCCTGGTCGGCCGGGCTCGTGGAGTACGCGACCGCCGAGGTCCCCGCCGCCGTCGCCGGGACGCGGCCGCTGCGGGTGCTGATGGAGACGTTCTCCGACGCCGTCCATCTGCGCAACGACCTGTTCTCCTACCAGCGCGAGGTGGAGGACGAGGGGGAGAACAGCAACGGCGTGCTCGTCCTGGAGACGTTCTTCGGCTGTACCACCCAGGAGGCCGCCGACACCGTCAACGACGTCCTCACCTCCCGTCTCCACCAGTTCGAGCACACCGCGTTCACCGAAGTCCCCGCCGTCGCCCTGGAGAAGGGGCTGCGGCCCGACGAGGTGGCCGCGGTCGCCGCGTACGCCAAGGGACTTCAGGACTGGCAGTCCGGCGGCCACGAATGGCACATGCGCTCCAGCCGCTACATGAACGGCGGCGCGGTCTCCGCCGCGCCCTGGCAGCGCCTGACCGGCCCCGGAACCTCCGCCTCCGACGTCGTCGCGCTGCTCGCCTCGGCCGCGGCGGAGCGTCTGCGCGCGTACGCGCACGTGCCGTTCCAGAAGGTCGGCCCCTCGCTGCTGCCCGACTTCCACATGCCGTACCAGGTCGCGCTGAGCCCGCACCTGGAGGCGTGCCGGCCGCGTCTGACCGCCTGGATGCACACCATGGGCATGCTGGAGGAGGGCGTCTGGGACGAGGAGAAGCTCGCCGCCTACGACCTCCCGCTCTGCTCGGCCGGCCTCGACCCGGACGCCACCCCGGAGGCCCTCGACCTCAGCGCCCGCTGGCTCGCCTGGGGCACCTACGGCGACGACTACTACCCGCTGGTGTTCGGCGGCCGCCGGGACCTCGCCGCCGCCCGGCTGACCACGGCCCGGCTGTCGGCCTGTATGCCGGTGGACGGCGAGGAGGCGCCCGTCGTCCCGGTCAACGCCATGGAGCGCGGCCTGATCGACCTGTGGGCCGTCACCACGGCCGCGATGACCCCGGACCAGCGGCGCACCCTGCGCGACGCGGTCGACACCATGACCGAGAGCTGGGTGTGGGAGCTGTCCAACCAGCTCCAGAACCGCGTCCCCGACCCGGTCGACTATCTGGAGATGCGCCGCGCCACCTTCGGCTCCGACCTCACCCTGAGCCTGTGCCGGATGGGCCAGGGCCCGGCCGTCCCGCCCGAGATCTACCGCACCGGGCCCGTCCAGGCCCTGGAGAACGCGGCCATCGACTACGCGTGCCTGACCAACGACGTGTTCTCGTACCAGAAGGAGATCGAGTACGAGGGGGAGATGCACAACGCGGTCCTCGTCGTGCAGCACTTCTTCGGCTGCGACTATCCGGCCGCGCTGGCCGTCGTCCACGATCTGATGACCCAGCGCATGCAGCAGTTCGAGCACATCATCGCCCACGAACTCCCGGTCCTGTACGACGACTTCGACCTGTCGGCCGAGGCGCGCGCGGCGATGGACAACTACGTGGCCGACCTCCAGAACTGGCTGTCGGGCATCCTCAACTGGCATCGCCGGGTGGACCGTTACAAGTCCGCGTACCTGGCGAGCCGGGCGCACGGGTTCGTCCCGGACCGCTCTTCGGCCACTCCGCCCCCACACCTGCTGCTTTCCGGACTTTCATATACGGAATAG
- a CDS encoding S8 family peptidase gives MRPTPAPRRKLISAAALSAALLTVASTASAAAQEAVAPGSSAAAAAVPAAQTEAAPGTPAERLIVGYKSGAAEATSNAAAKADAAAKGEQAGEELDFSRRLGTGAALVDLGENLTGADVADVVARYQADPQVAYVVPDRLNTPKADPNDTEYAKQWDLFESTAGMNVPGAWATTTGAGVTVAVIDTGYVAHSDLAANIVGGYDFIGDTAVSADGDGRDANPADPGDWYNANECGSGVPAASSSWHGTHVAGTIAAVTNNNKGVAGIAYGAKISPVRVLGKCGGYDSDIIDAITWASGGTVSGVPANSNVAKVINMSLGGDGACTSATQSAITAAVNRGTTVVVAAGNESDNVANHSPGNCNNVISVAATNRTGAKASYSNYGSLVDISAPGGQTSTGTANGILSTLNSGTKTPSSENYAYYQGTSMATPHIAGLVALLKSANPSLTPAQIETAIKNNARPLPGACSGGCGAGLADAAKTVAAVTGTGGSTGTVFSSSTVVAIPDRGAAVESPITVTGRTGNAPSALQVGVDITHTYRGDLVIDLVAPDGTAYRLKSASSSDSADNVITTYTVNASSETANGTWKLRVQDTAAQDTGRINGWKLTF, from the coding sequence TTGCGCCCCACACCCGCTCCCCGGCGGAAGCTGATATCCGCCGCGGCGCTCTCCGCCGCCCTGCTCACCGTCGCGTCCACCGCGTCGGCCGCCGCCCAGGAGGCCGTCGCCCCCGGCTCGTCCGCCGCCGCTGCCGCCGTTCCCGCGGCGCAGACCGAGGCCGCGCCCGGCACCCCGGCCGAGCGTCTGATCGTCGGCTACAAGTCCGGTGCCGCCGAGGCCACGTCGAACGCCGCCGCGAAGGCCGACGCCGCCGCCAAGGGCGAACAGGCCGGCGAGGAACTCGACTTCAGCCGTCGGCTCGGCACCGGCGCCGCCCTCGTCGACCTGGGCGAGAACCTCACCGGCGCGGACGTCGCCGACGTCGTCGCCCGCTACCAGGCCGACCCGCAGGTCGCTTATGTGGTCCCGGACCGCCTCAACACCCCCAAGGCGGACCCCAACGACACCGAGTACGCCAAGCAGTGGGACCTCTTCGAGTCCACGGCCGGTATGAACGTGCCCGGCGCGTGGGCCACCACCACCGGCGCCGGTGTCACCGTCGCCGTCATCGACACCGGTTACGTGGCCCACTCCGACCTGGCCGCGAACATCGTCGGCGGCTACGACTTCATCGGCGACACCGCCGTCTCCGCCGACGGCGACGGACGTGACGCCAACCCGGCCGACCCGGGCGACTGGTACAACGCCAACGAGTGCGGATCCGGCGTCCCCGCCGCCTCCTCGTCCTGGCACGGCACCCATGTGGCCGGCACCATCGCCGCCGTCACGAACAACAACAAGGGTGTCGCGGGCATCGCGTACGGCGCGAAGATCTCCCCGGTCCGGGTCCTCGGCAAGTGCGGCGGCTACGACTCCGACATCATCGACGCGATCACCTGGGCGTCCGGCGGCACCGTCTCCGGCGTCCCCGCCAACTCCAATGTCGCCAAGGTCATCAACATGAGCCTCGGCGGCGACGGGGCGTGCACTTCGGCGACCCAGAGCGCGATCACCGCCGCCGTGAACCGCGGCACGACGGTCGTCGTGGCCGCCGGCAACGAGAGCGACAACGTGGCGAACCACTCGCCCGGCAACTGCAACAACGTCATCTCGGTCGCCGCGACCAACCGCACCGGCGCCAAGGCGTCCTACTCCAACTACGGCTCCCTGGTGGACATCTCGGCCCCCGGCGGTCAGACCAGCACCGGCACCGCCAACGGCATCCTGTCCACGCTGAACTCCGGCACCAAGACGCCGTCCTCCGAGAACTACGCCTACTACCAGGGCACCAGCATGGCCACCCCGCACATCGCGGGCCTGGTCGCGCTGCTGAAGTCGGCGAACCCGTCGCTCACCCCGGCGCAGATCGAGACCGCGATCAAGAACAACGCCCGTCCCCTGCCCGGCGCCTGCTCGGGCGGCTGCGGTGCGGGCCTGGCGGACGCCGCGAAGACCGTGGCGGCCGTGACCGGCACCGGCGGCTCGACCGGCACCGTCTTCTCCAGCTCCACCGTGGTGGCGATCCCGGACCGGGGCGCCGCCGTCGAGTCCCCGATCACCGTGACCGGCCGCACCGGCAACGCCCCGAGCGCCCTCCAGGTCGGTGTCGACATCACCCACACCTACCGCGGTGACCTGGTGATCGACCTGGTCGCCCCCGACGGCACCGCCTACCGGCTGAAGTCCGCCAGCTCCTCGGACTCCGCGGACAACGTCATCACCACGTACACGGTGAACGCCTCCTCCGAGACCGCCAACGGCACCTGGAAGCTGCGCGTCCAGGACACCGCCGCGCAGGACACGGGGCGGATCAACGGCTGGAAGCTGACCTTCTAG
- a CDS encoding damage-control phosphatase ARMT1 family protein, which yields MPDTPAPPPVILGDEPGSFPHGVLAERHPAIIRQVRDAFPYDPAVHHALDALLESCAKGVVEPLPADAHDLARWRDWGLDGSVGRSWFDVPWLWSESYFYRRLLDAVGYFGPGVWQGIDPFRPFKLAELDAPETDEELAALDALETRPAAERARALLHGSLWGNRADLGFRLSDSEAATRDAVPALVADDSETLWALLPPVLPPADEAPTVCLIADNAGRELIPDLLLAAHLLATGRAGRVVLHVKPYPYYVSDATPTDVVDALRRLTAAPGAAAEHGRRLWAALADGTLTVRAHPFSAAPLPFTELPPDLRAEFAGAALTLVKGDLNYRRLVGDRRWPPTTPFADVTAYFPGPVAALRTLKSDVITGLSAGTESGLVAAEGQRWRTGGTHALVQVRP from the coding sequence ATGCCCGACACCCCCGCCCCGCCGCCCGTGATCCTCGGCGACGAGCCCGGCTCCTTCCCCCACGGCGTCCTGGCCGAACGCCACCCGGCGATCATCCGGCAGGTGCGGGACGCCTTCCCCTACGACCCCGCCGTCCACCACGCCCTGGACGCACTCCTGGAGAGCTGCGCCAAGGGCGTGGTCGAACCGCTCCCCGCCGACGCGCACGACCTCGCCCGCTGGCGGGACTGGGGCCTCGACGGATCCGTGGGCCGGTCCTGGTTCGACGTGCCCTGGCTGTGGTCCGAGAGCTACTTCTACCGCCGACTCCTCGACGCCGTCGGCTACTTCGGGCCCGGCGTCTGGCAGGGCATCGACCCCTTCCGCCCCTTCAAGCTCGCCGAACTCGACGCGCCCGAGACCGACGAGGAACTGGCCGCCCTCGACGCCCTGGAGACCCGCCCCGCCGCCGAACGCGCCCGCGCCCTGCTGCACGGCTCGCTCTGGGGCAACCGCGCCGACCTCGGCTTCCGCCTCTCCGACAGCGAGGCCGCCACCCGCGACGCGGTACCGGCGCTGGTCGCCGACGACAGCGAGACACTGTGGGCTCTGCTCCCACCCGTGCTCCCACCCGCTGACGAGGCGCCCACCGTCTGCCTGATCGCCGACAACGCCGGCCGTGAGCTGATCCCCGATCTCCTCCTCGCCGCCCACCTCCTCGCGACCGGCCGGGCCGGGCGGGTCGTCCTGCACGTCAAGCCGTACCCGTACTACGTCTCCGACGCCACGCCCACCGACGTCGTCGACGCCCTGCGCAGACTGACCGCCGCGCCCGGAGCGGCCGCCGAGCACGGCCGGCGGCTGTGGGCGGCCCTGGCGGACGGCACCCTCACGGTCCGCGCCCATCCATTCTCCGCCGCCCCGCTGCCGTTCACCGAACTCCCGCCGGACCTGCGCGCGGAGTTCGCCGGGGCGGCCCTCACCCTCGTCAAGGGCGACCTCAACTACCGCCGTCTGGTGGGCGACCGACGCTGGCCGCCGACCACCCCCTTCGCCGACGTCACCGCGTACTTCCCCGGCCCGGTGGCCGCCCTGCGCACCCTGAAGTCCGATGTGATCACCGGCCTGTCCGCCGGGACCGAGTCCGGCCTGGTCGCCGCCGAGGGACAGCGCTGGCGCACCGGCGGCACCCACGCCCTCGTCCAGGTGCGCCCCTGA
- a CDS encoding ScbA/BarX family gamma-butyrolactone biosynthesis protein codes for MTRPRQLADAPTLTATVPRQLVHRAAVAETLLTGWRRTADDRFTVSAQWPRAHGLHVSPDWTAYDPLLVVESVRQAGTLLAHTEYEVPLDHQFVLQEFQVDTEAGGLTVGAFPAEPEIEIAFTDVGMRGRRLTSARYTAHVLRDGGQVAFADVAFTSVGPSVYRRLRGGRTPRSVTAPPVPPGLPPAAVERPLPTDVVLAATGEPDRWRLRVDTAHPVFFDHPLDHVPGMLLLEAARQAARLHGPEGHAPVAYHARFHQYAELDEPLWIDIKGDGATGLQVVGTQRESTFFECLVGTAAP; via the coding sequence ATGACTCGACCACGGCAGCTTGCCGACGCTCCGACGCTGACCGCAACCGTGCCGCGCCAACTGGTGCACCGTGCAGCCGTCGCGGAGACCCTGCTCACCGGCTGGCGGCGGACGGCCGACGACCGGTTCACGGTGTCGGCGCAGTGGCCCCGAGCACACGGGTTACACGTGTCCCCGGACTGGACGGCGTACGACCCGCTGCTCGTCGTCGAGTCCGTCCGGCAGGCCGGAACGCTCCTGGCGCATACCGAGTACGAGGTACCCCTGGATCATCAGTTCGTCCTCCAGGAGTTCCAAGTCGACACGGAGGCAGGCGGGTTGACCGTCGGAGCGTTCCCGGCCGAGCCCGAGATCGAGATCGCCTTCACCGACGTCGGGATGCGCGGCCGCCGGCTGACGTCCGCCCGCTACACCGCGCACGTCCTGCGCGACGGCGGCCAAGTCGCCTTCGCCGACGTCGCCTTCACCAGCGTCGGCCCGTCCGTCTACCGCAGACTGCGCGGCGGCCGCACCCCCCGGTCGGTGACCGCGCCGCCCGTCCCGCCCGGCCTGCCGCCGGCCGCCGTCGAGCGCCCGCTGCCCACCGACGTCGTCCTCGCCGCGACCGGCGAACCCGACCGCTGGCGACTGCGAGTAGATACCGCACACCCCGTTTTCTTCGACCATCCGCTCGACCACGTCCCCGGCATGCTGCTCCTCGAAGCCGCCCGCCAGGCCGCCCGGTTGCACGGCCCCGAAGGGCACGCGCCGGTGGCGTACCACGCGCGCTTCCATCAGTACGCCGAGCTGGACGAACCGCTGTGGATCGACATCAAGGGCGACGGCGCGACCGGCCTGCAAGTCGTGGGCACACAGCGGGAGTCGACGTTCTTCGAGTGCCTGGTGGGCACCGCTGCGCCGTGA
- a CDS encoding lytic polysaccharide monooxygenase, whose protein sequence is MPRMTTHRTAALAAAAVTPLLVNLWAAGPALAHGAPTDPVSRVYGCSPDGAQNGTAACRAAVAANGSPFTAWDNLRVPNVNGRDRQTVPDGKLCSGGLPAYKGLDLARSDWPSTKVTPGGTLRMTYASTIPHTGTFKLYLTKQGYDPSRPLTWSDLPDRPFAEIKDPKLTNGAYRFGAQLPTGRTGRQVLYTIWQNTSTPDTYYSCSDVVFPGGGTGGGAGAQKGGTAAKKPSASPSATPTASASPSSSPSPVSASPSASTAAAGTGGDGAKSAADTGQGAPVANATEAGSGPSTRLLAGGAATVLALTGATALFLRLRRR, encoded by the coding sequence ATGCCCCGGATGACCACACACCGCACCGCCGCCCTGGCGGCCGCCGCCGTGACCCCGCTCCTGGTGAACCTGTGGGCCGCGGGTCCCGCCCTGGCGCACGGCGCGCCCACGGATCCCGTGAGCCGGGTGTACGGCTGCTCCCCGGACGGCGCGCAGAACGGCACCGCGGCCTGCCGGGCCGCCGTCGCCGCGAACGGCTCCCCGTTCACCGCCTGGGACAACCTGCGCGTCCCGAACGTCAACGGCCGGGACCGGCAGACCGTTCCGGACGGCAAGCTGTGCAGCGGCGGGCTGCCCGCCTACAAGGGGCTCGACCTGGCCCGCTCCGACTGGCCGTCGACGAAGGTGACGCCGGGCGGCACGCTGCGGATGACGTACGCGTCGACGATCCCGCACACGGGCACGTTCAAGCTGTATCTGACCAAGCAGGGCTACGACCCGTCGCGGCCGCTGACCTGGAGCGACCTTCCGGACCGTCCGTTCGCGGAGATCAAGGACCCGAAGCTGACGAACGGCGCGTACCGGTTCGGCGCGCAATTGCCGACCGGCCGGACGGGCCGTCAGGTGCTGTACACGATCTGGCAGAACACCAGCACGCCCGACACGTACTACTCCTGCTCGGACGTGGTGTTCCCGGGCGGCGGCACGGGCGGCGGGGCCGGGGCGCAGAAGGGCGGGACGGCGGCGAAGAAGCCGTCGGCGTCCCCTTCGGCCACACCCACGGCGTCCGCGTCACCGTCGTCGTCCCCGTCCCCCGTCTCCGCGAGTCCGTCGGCGTCGACCGCGGCGGCGGGGACCGGCGGCGACGGTGCGAAGTCCGCCGCCGACACCGGGCAGGGCGCCCCGGTGGCGAACGCCACCGAGGCGGGTTCCGGACCGTCCACCCGCCTGCTGGCGGGTGGCGCGGCCACGGTGCTGGCGCTCACCGGCGCCACGGCTCTGTTCCTGCGCCTGCGCAGGCGCTGA